A genome region from Ptiloglossa arizonensis isolate GNS036 chromosome 4, iyPtiAriz1_principal, whole genome shotgun sequence includes the following:
- the LOC143145795 gene encoding sorting nexin-29 isoform X3 has translation MALRMMSAIMPGTHNVLDANQTCDHAAERHKLLEDLLAAAKKCHVRFGGRTELATESDISVTHLCHVFESIFSHGLRTNCIEKINSALRHVSDIVSGSSTKSCSISEMAFWPCIKEQLTWHEQERFSILKRVHTDYGRGRAWLRAVLNERSLERHLHAIIDPTILSPFYEDWAFLLDQERSAVLPNVAAGLGSILFAIRVDNEELDNNLREKDNEKQYVSLSEPIISSTIPEPTLKQLKQKKRVPTQIISFDNENDEQGITETSISVSAPPTCLNSPTVTSVKNSTSPCLSVLQSQTESNDLNVAIDKGSYEWEKCESFEEEKVLTPVTDSGNMGGLVPVSPLDQTLDDMLIALPNYLDDSSEVTEAAVEATEPLADLDAHTDPENLDIEALRIKLIATTEVLEQAKEDAVASKSQLTRLQRQHQNYLERHELQLQTLNRENELLRQQLRKYVTAVQMLRRDSDSTTVSEEDPSLDYHNEAQQYEEKLIQVADMHAELMEFNARLTLQLTNKDRLVKLLQAELECLRGPLSEDDLPSEPPCLIHIWIPSAFLTGQPSDIHHVYQIYVRIRDTEWNIYRRYAQFYALYRKLKKHDTIITTFEFPPKKTIGNKDAKFVEERRQKLQHWLRRIVGRLAQCSPAFVSRPSRQTLISLMPFFGDNPNTENSRKNNSTRNTFSSSPQYMGL, from the exons GCCATGTATTTGAATCAATATTCAGCCATGGATTACGTACAAATTGCATAGAAAAAATTAACTCAGCTTTAAG GCATGTGTCTGACATAGTGTCCGGTAGTAGTACAAAATCATGTAGTATATCAGAAATGGCATTTTGGCCATGTATAAAGGAACAGTTAACATGGCATGAACAAGAACGTTTTAGCATATTAAAAAGAGTTCATACTGATTATGGTCGGGGTAGAGCATGGCTAAGAGCAGTATTAAATGAACGTTCTTTAGAACGTCATTTACATGCTATCATTGATCCCACCATATTATCTCCATTTTATGAGGATTGGGCATTTTTACTTGACCAAGAACGAAGTGCAGTACTGCCAAATGTAGCTGCAG GGCTTGGTAGCATTTTATTTGCAATTAGGGTAGATAATGAAGAATTAGATAATAATTTAAGAGAAAAAGACAATGAGAAACAGTATGTTTCACTGTCTGAACCAATTATATCATCCACAATACCAG agCCTACTTTGAAACagctgaaacaaaaaaaaagagtacCAACTCAAATAATTTCCTTTGATAATGAAAATGATGAACAAGGGATTACAGAAACTAGCATTTCAGTTAGTGCACCTCCAACCTGCCTCAATTCTCCTACTGTAACATCAGTAAAGAATTCCACATCACCTTGTTTATCAGTGTTGCAATCTCAAACAGAATCAAATGATCTTAATGTAGCAATCGACAAAGGATCTTATGAGTGGGAAAAATG TGAATCgtttgaagaagaaaaagtatTAACCCCGGTCACAGATTCTGGCAACATGGGTGGACTTGTTCCTGTATCCCCTTTAGACCAAACGTTAGATGACATGTTGATAGCACTGCCAAACTACTTAGAT gATTCGTCCGAAGTCACAGAAGCTGCTGTGGAAGCTACTGAACCACTTGCAGACTTAGATGCTCATACAGACCCAGAAAATTTAGACATAGAGGCATTACGGATAAAACTTATAGCTACAACTGAAGTTTTAGAACAAGCTAAAGAGGATGCTGTAGCTAGTAAATCACAGCTTACTCGTTTACAAAGACAACACCAAAATTATCTCGAGAGACACGAGTTACAATTACAAACACTAAATag GGAAAATGAATTATTAAGACAACAATTACGTAAATATGTAACAGCAGTACAAATGTTAAGAAGAGATTCCGATTCCACCACAGTCTCCGAAGAAGATCCATCATTAGATTACCATAATGAAGCTCAACAATATGAGGAAAAATTAATTCAGGTTGCCGATATGCATGCGGAATTAATGGAATTTAACGCTAGATTAACTCTTCAATTGActaataa GGATagattagttaaattattacaaGCTGAATTAGAGTGTCTTCGCGGCCCTTTAAGTGAAGATGACTTACCATCAGAACCTCCATGTCTCATTCATATATGGATTCCATCTGCGTTTCTTACTGGTCAACCTTCTGATATTCACCATGTCTATCAA ATATATGTACGTATTAGAGACACTGAATGGAATATATATAGACGATATGCGCAGTTTTATGCACtttatagaaaattgaaaaaacatGACACAATTATTACTACTTTCGAATTTCCACCAAAGAAGACAATAGGAAATaag GATGCCAAATTTGTAGAAGAAAGACGACAAAAATTGCAGCATTGGTTACGACGAATTGTTGGGAGATTAGCACAATGTTCTCCTGCATTTGTGTCAAGACCAAGTAGACAAACACTTATATCCTTAATGCCATTCTTTGG TGATAACCCTAATACTGAGAATTCGAGGAAAAATAACTCTACAAGAAACACATTTTCTTCTTCCCCTCAATACATGGgtttataa
- the LOC143145795 gene encoding sorting nexin-29 isoform X1, translating to MALRMMSAIMPGTHNVLDANQTCDHAAERHKLLEDLLAAAKKCHVRFGGRTELATESDISVTHLCHVFESIFSHGLRTNCIEKINSALRHVSDIVSGSSTKSCSISEMAFWPCIKEQLTWHEQERFSILKRVHTDYGRGRAWLRAVLNERSLERHLHAIIDPTILSPFYEDWAFLLDQERSAVLPNVAAGLGSILFAIRVDNEELDNNLREKDNEKQYVSLSEPIISSTIPEPTLKQLKQKKRVPTQIISFDNENDEQGITETSISVSAPPTCLNSPTVTSVKNSTSPCLSVLQSQTESNDLNVAIDKGSYEWEKCESFEEEKVLTPVTDSGNMGGLVPVSPLDQTLDDMLIALPNYLDDSSEVTEAAVEATEPLADLDAHTDPENLDIEALRIKLIATTEVLEQAKEDAVASKSQLTRLQRQHQNYLERHELQLQTLNRENELLRQQLRKYVTAVQMLRRDSDSTTVSEEDPSLDYHNEAQQYEEKLIQVADMHAELMEFNARLTLQLTNKDRLVKLLQAELECLRGPLSEDDLPSEPPCLIHIWIPSAFLTGQPSDIHHVYQIYVRIRDTEWNIYRRYAQFYALYRKLKKHDTIITTFEFPPKKTIGNKDAKFVEERRQKLQHWLRRIVGRLAQCSPAFVSRPSRQTLISLMPFFGCVHIKISFTCFSDNPNTENSRKNNSTRNTFSSSPQYMGL from the exons GCCATGTATTTGAATCAATATTCAGCCATGGATTACGTACAAATTGCATAGAAAAAATTAACTCAGCTTTAAG GCATGTGTCTGACATAGTGTCCGGTAGTAGTACAAAATCATGTAGTATATCAGAAATGGCATTTTGGCCATGTATAAAGGAACAGTTAACATGGCATGAACAAGAACGTTTTAGCATATTAAAAAGAGTTCATACTGATTATGGTCGGGGTAGAGCATGGCTAAGAGCAGTATTAAATGAACGTTCTTTAGAACGTCATTTACATGCTATCATTGATCCCACCATATTATCTCCATTTTATGAGGATTGGGCATTTTTACTTGACCAAGAACGAAGTGCAGTACTGCCAAATGTAGCTGCAG GGCTTGGTAGCATTTTATTTGCAATTAGGGTAGATAATGAAGAATTAGATAATAATTTAAGAGAAAAAGACAATGAGAAACAGTATGTTTCACTGTCTGAACCAATTATATCATCCACAATACCAG agCCTACTTTGAAACagctgaaacaaaaaaaaagagtacCAACTCAAATAATTTCCTTTGATAATGAAAATGATGAACAAGGGATTACAGAAACTAGCATTTCAGTTAGTGCACCTCCAACCTGCCTCAATTCTCCTACTGTAACATCAGTAAAGAATTCCACATCACCTTGTTTATCAGTGTTGCAATCTCAAACAGAATCAAATGATCTTAATGTAGCAATCGACAAAGGATCTTATGAGTGGGAAAAATG TGAATCgtttgaagaagaaaaagtatTAACCCCGGTCACAGATTCTGGCAACATGGGTGGACTTGTTCCTGTATCCCCTTTAGACCAAACGTTAGATGACATGTTGATAGCACTGCCAAACTACTTAGAT gATTCGTCCGAAGTCACAGAAGCTGCTGTGGAAGCTACTGAACCACTTGCAGACTTAGATGCTCATACAGACCCAGAAAATTTAGACATAGAGGCATTACGGATAAAACTTATAGCTACAACTGAAGTTTTAGAACAAGCTAAAGAGGATGCTGTAGCTAGTAAATCACAGCTTACTCGTTTACAAAGACAACACCAAAATTATCTCGAGAGACACGAGTTACAATTACAAACACTAAATag GGAAAATGAATTATTAAGACAACAATTACGTAAATATGTAACAGCAGTACAAATGTTAAGAAGAGATTCCGATTCCACCACAGTCTCCGAAGAAGATCCATCATTAGATTACCATAATGAAGCTCAACAATATGAGGAAAAATTAATTCAGGTTGCCGATATGCATGCGGAATTAATGGAATTTAACGCTAGATTAACTCTTCAATTGActaataa GGATagattagttaaattattacaaGCTGAATTAGAGTGTCTTCGCGGCCCTTTAAGTGAAGATGACTTACCATCAGAACCTCCATGTCTCATTCATATATGGATTCCATCTGCGTTTCTTACTGGTCAACCTTCTGATATTCACCATGTCTATCAA ATATATGTACGTATTAGAGACACTGAATGGAATATATATAGACGATATGCGCAGTTTTATGCACtttatagaaaattgaaaaaacatGACACAATTATTACTACTTTCGAATTTCCACCAAAGAAGACAATAGGAAATaag GATGCCAAATTTGTAGAAGAAAGACGACAAAAATTGCAGCATTGGTTACGACGAATTGTTGGGAGATTAGCACAATGTTCTCCTGCATTTGTGTCAAGACCAAGTAGACAAACACTTATATCCTTAATGCCATTCTTTGG ATGTGTCCACATTAAAATAAGTTTTACCTGTTTTAGTGATAACCCTAATACTGAGAATTCGAGGAAAAATAACTCTACAAGAAACACATTTTCTTCTTCCCCTCAATACATGGgtttataa